From the Deinococcus sonorensis KR-87 genome, the window GTCGTGGAAGCCGGCGAGCAGCTCACGGAAGTGGTCCGGCCCCACTGCGATCATCAGCGACAGGCCGATGGCGCTGTCCATGCTGTAACGCCCCCCCACCCAGTCCCAGAAGCCGAACATGTTGGCCGTGTCGATGCCGAACTTGCCGACCTCCTGCGCGTTGGTGCTGACCGCCACGAAATGCCGCGCCACCGCCGCGTCGTCGTGGAGTGCGGCCAGCAGCCAGGCGCGGGCGCTCTGGGCGTTCGCCATCGTCTCCTGGGTGGTGAAGGTCTTGGAACTGACAATGAACAGCGTCTCCTGCGGATCCAGGTCGCGCACCGCCTCCACGAACTCGCTGCCGTCCACGTTCGACACGAAGCGCAGGGTCAGGTCGCGCTGGCTGTAGAAGGTGAGCGCCTGATACGCCATCACCGGCCCCAGGTCCGACCCCCCGATGCCGATGTTGACGATGTTGCGGATCGGCTTTCCGGTGTGGCCCCGCCAGCCGCCCGAACGGATCTGGTCCGCGAAGGTGGCCATGCGGTCCAGCACCTCGTGGACTTCCGGCACCACGTTCTGGCCATCCACCAAGACGGTTGCGTCTCTGGGGGCGCGCAGCGCGGTGTGCAGCACCGCCCGGCCCTCGGTCACGTTGATGCGCTCGCCCGCGAACATCGCGTCCCGGCGCTGCTCCACGCCCGTCGCGCGCGCCAGCTCCAGCAGCAGCTGAAGCGTTTCGTCGGTCACACGATTCTTGCTGTAGTCCAGGTACAGGCCGGCGGCCTCCACCGTCAGCCGTTCGCCGCGCTGGGGGTCCTGGGCGAACAGCTCGCGCAGGTGCAGGCGC encodes:
- the pgi gene encoding glucose-6-phosphate isomerase; the protein is MTTLTQLPAWTALDAHTQTLKRLHLRELFAQDPQRGERLTVEAAGLYLDYSKNRVTDETLQLLLELARATGVEQRRDAMFAGERINVTEGRAVLHTALRAPRDATVLVDGQNVVPEVHEVLDRMATFADQIRSGGWRGHTGKPIRNIVNIGIGGSDLGPVMAYQALTFYSQRDLTLRFVSNVDGSEFVEAVRDLDPQETLFIVSSKTFTTQETMANAQSARAWLLAALHDDAAVARHFVAVSTNAQEVGKFGIDTANMFGFWDWVGGRYSMDSAIGLSLMIAVGPDHFRELLAGFHDMDQHFRTAPLEQNMPVLLALIGLLYNDFFDAQTVAVLPYDHYLSHFSAYLQQLDMESNGKHVTLDGQTVDYQTGPVIWGQPGTNGQHAFYQLIHQGTKLIPCDFIGFARSLNTLPPHHDLLMANVFAQTEALAFGKTAEEVEADGVKAEQVAHRVFEGNRPTNTILAEVLTPRILGALIALYEHKVFVQGAIWDINSFDQWGVELGKVLASRIVPELQAEQEPPLDHDSSTNALIRRYRQQKASGS